One window from the genome of Dermacentor silvarum isolate Dsil-2018 chromosome 5, BIME_Dsil_1.4, whole genome shotgun sequence encodes:
- the LOC119452548 gene encoding uncharacterized protein LOC119452548, with protein MALTGSQTESTRICSKHFVNGEKSTIESHPGYNPTLFPDVYKVRHVDGTKLLSRYERWRERRTKVSLAPSSCSETADSAEEGAQSTLLNEDPISQEGELVEPLPSNLDILCMAIDAVKETKEDKDCQTDGVDATGTGAFSVFLCCVQGNEACSQINHKCSRDDETQCRLSTVSRHCGTDYRMGCFNGYDTVKDNGTALKDLCGVSDVVFSLFLSILPQCAERRCDISMRDRLLIFFMKLKLGISYSALAVLFSTSRNTVSRHFNSVLRTVAAATHKWVYLPPRQVIKRTMPGCFKVHYPDCTMIIDCTEVRTEQPCTIIQQQRLLYSHYKGGYTLKFLVAITPCGAVCFRSKSYGGRFSDAFITVDSGFLNLVQPGDVVMADKGFPGIRAGLEGTQAVLVMPPFLQGGGQFSESDVHETYKIAQVRIHVERAIQRIKMFNILNVRVPTELIPAMSDVFHVCCILANLQPPIIQEQLGSAHLEQH; from the exons atGGCTCTGACTGGGTCCCAAACGGAGTCAACGAGGATATGCTCCAAGCATTTCGTCAATGGAGAAAAAAGCACCATTGAAAGTCATCCTGGCTACAACCCGACGCTTTTTCCGGACGTTTACAAGGTGCGGCACGTTGACGGAACGAAACTGCTATCAAGATACGAACG GTGGAGAGAAAGGAGAACCAAAGTATCACTGGCACCAAGCTCATGCTCTGAAACTGCTGACAGTGCTGAAGAAGGGGCACAAAGCACACTGCTCAACGAAGACCCAATTTCTCAGGAGGGCGAGCTCGTCGAGCCACTGCCATCGAACCTGGATATCCTCTGCATGGCGATTGATGCAGTGAAAGAGACAAAAGAGGACAAG GATTGCCAAACTGATGGTGTGGACGCAACTGGCACTGGCGCATTTTCTGTGTTCTTATGTTGTGTACAGGGGAACGAGGCTTGTAGTCAAATCAATCATAAGTGTTCCAGAGATGATGAAACGCAGTGCAGACTCTCCACTGTTTCCCGCCACTGCGGCACAGACTACAGAATGGGGTGCTTTAACGGCTATGACACCGTTAAAGACAATGGAACCGCCCTCAAAGATCTATGTGGCGTTTCAGATGTAGTGTTCTCTCTTTTTCTCAGCATATTACCACAGTGTGCAGAGCGCAGATGTGACATCTCAATGAGAGACAGGCTTCTGATCTTCTTCATGAAATTGAAGTTAGGCATAAGCTATTCAGCCCTTGCTGTGCTGTTCTCGACATCTAGAAACACGGTGTCGCGACACTTCAACAGTGTGCTTCGAACAGTTGCTGCTGCAACTCATAAGTGGGTTTACTTGCCACCTAGGCAGGTCATCAAGCGCACAATGCCAGGTTGCTTCAAAGTGCACTATCCAGACTGTACAATGATAATTGATTGCACTGAAGTACGGACAGAGCAGCCCTGCACAATAATACAGCAACAGCGCCTGTTGTATTCACATTACAAGGGTGGGTACACTCTCAAGTTTCTTGTAGCTATTACACCATGTGGAGCAGTGTGCTTCCGCTCGAAGTCCTATGGAGGGAGGTTCTCAGACGCATTCATTACTGTTGACTCTGGCTTTCTAAACCTAGTGCAACCAGGCGACGTTGTAATGGCTGACAAAGGGTTTCCTGGAATTAGGGCAGGCCTTGAAGGGACACAAGCAGTGTTAGTGATGCCCCCTTTCCTTCAAGGTGGTGGACAGTTTTCAGAAAGTGATGTGCACGAGACGTACAAAATTGCACAAGTGCGTATTCATGTTGAGAGGGCTATTCAACGCATTAAAATGTTCAACATTTTGAATGTGCGTGTACCTACAGAGCTGATCCCAGCAATGAGCGATGTATTTCATGTCTGCTGTATTCTGGCAAACCTACAGCCCCCTATCATTCAGGAGCAACTAGGCAGTGCTCATCTCGAACAACATTAG